A stretch of the Chanos chanos chromosome 1, fChaCha1.1, whole genome shotgun sequence genome encodes the following:
- the vhll gene encoding von Hippel-Lindau-like protein: protein MAEQEAKAPLRSLHSDVPTFVNFVNKSNGKARAWWLNFSGQPVSYDDISPSHGLKMNTFLTHPWIFRRSETGEKLLVNFNDVYFPAPPEYDEHGFPQYRTVIITTPVYTLQECCSHLIRKLVKKNDILKLDIPEFLRHDLCQTPDLHKEIRDLSASRQT from the exons ATGGCTGAACAGGAAGCGAAGGCACCTCTCAGATCTCTTCATTCAGATGTACCCACATTTGTCAACTTTGTGAATAAATCAAACGGAAAAGCCAGGGCATGGTGGCTGAATTTCTCGGGTCAACCTGTCTCATATGATGATATAAGTCCAAGTCATGGACTGAAGATGAATACTTTTCTGA CTCACCCATGGATTTTTAGGAGAAGCGAAACGGGCGAAAAATTACTCGTTAATTTTAATGACGTTTACTTCCCAGCTCCACCTGAGTATGACGAACATGGCTTTCCTCAGTATCGAACCGTCATTATCACAACCCCAG TATACACTCTTCAAGAATGCTGTTCACATTTGATCCGCAAATTagtgaagaaaaatgacatcttGAAGTTGGACATTCCCGAATTTTTGAGACATGACCTCTGCCAGACCCCAGATTTACACAAAGAAATCCGTGATTTAAGCGCATCAAGACAAACATAA
- the LOC115821260 gene encoding uncharacterized protein LOC115821260: MPHETWSPQGVRPQVKPATGGLVSCPFCPRTAEYPAVAAHLQSHQRSMVQYEGYDIYKCHLACLKEGHYHCDMCQRAIGRKELFEKHLRKCSSSRQHQAVTPDVTVVSDPSSPETDIHTECKIPECPPRVQHKRPERVTCVHCHIVINKKNLNVHIRRKHSKATPDIHAGHHLPSTCVDPKRGLFVVSQSFQRIAHPIHVQKCTWGDERVTACELDRCHQVQEVTRRSGLVGHECQHLRSIVYAPLPTAPDNLRKEVLLQMAGERWVTNSTVEACLKRQEEAEAEGTPVTVIVTLGKDQHETYISVFEPQVRTYSKLGRVLVHYDQHTNTWHCPCVTPHKSCLHKSLAKWQLFQVKPELFKMDSADDIHDTLTMESVVGEDVVETGSASAIPLYQPKGEELHGMLQYVIVDIPKHLFPHETRCVKCEGQPPLSEPTVITTKATVVSFLGVVEDVTAYCTRCAGCGNFYRHGEKFAHFTEEGRATVKGSAPTVFHVPQKKKRKDINSIPGEDHIYTKVWKGYSEPNDP, translated from the exons ATG CCTCATGAGACTTGGTCCCCACAAGGGGTTCGCCCTCAGGTGAAACCAGCAACTGGTGGACTTGTCAGTTGCCCTTTCTGCCCTAGGACAGCAGAGTATCCTGCTGTGGCTGCACACCTGCAAAGTCACCAGAGGTCGATGGTACAATATGAAG GATATGACATTTACAAGTGCCATCTGGCATGTTTAAAAGAGGGTCACTACCATTGTGACATGTGTCAGAGGGCAATTGGGAGGAAGGAGCTTTTTGAGAAACACCTCAGAAAGTGTTCATCATCAAGGCAACATCAGGCTGTAACACCTGATGTAACCGTAGTCAGTGACCCTTCCTCACCAGAAACCGatatacacacagagtgcaAGATACCTGAATGCCCTCCCCGTGTTCAACACAaaagaccagagagagtgaCTTGTGTGCACTGCCACATCGttataaataaaaagaatttgAATGTACACATACGGAGAAAGCACTCTAAAGCCACCCCTGACATACATGCAGGTCATCACCTACCATCTACATGTGTTGACCCCAAAAGAGGACTTTTTGTTGTGTCTCAGTCATTTCAACGGATTGCTCATCCCATACATGTGCAGAAGTGCACATGGGGCGATGAAAGAGTAACAGCATGTGAGCTGGACAGATGCCATCAGGTTCAAGAGGTCACCAGGAGGAGTGGGTTGGTTGGGCATGAATGTCAACATTTAAGGTCAATTGTTTATGCACCTCTTCCCACTGCACCTGATAACCTTCGTAAAGAGGTCCTACTGCAAATGGCAGGAGAAAGATGGGTGACCAACAGTACGGTAGAGGCCTGCCTAAAACGACAAGaggaggcagaggcagaggggACACCAGTGACGGTGATTGTGACTCTGGGGAAAGACCAGCATGAAACTTACATCTCGGTCTTTGAGCCTCAGGTCAGAACTTACTCAAAGCTTGGTCGTGTGCTGGTCCACTACGACCAGCACACCAACACGTGGCACTGCCCTTGCGTAACACCACACAAGTCGTGCCTTCACAAGAGCCTGGCAAAGTGGCAGCTCTTTCAAGTTAAGCCAGAGCTTTTTAAAATGGACAGTGCAGATGATATACATGACACCCTCACCATGGAGTCTGTGGTGGGGGAGGATGTGGTGGAAACAGGATCTGCAAGTGCCATTCCCCTATATCAACCCAAGGGGGAGGAACTGCATGGCATGTTGCAATACGTAATTGTGGATATCCCCAAACACCTCTTTCCACACGAGACACGCTGCGTCAAGTGTGAGGGACAACCTCCTCTTTCGGAACCCACGGTGATAACCACAAAGGCGACGGTTGTTTCCTTCCTTGGAGTTGTGGAAG ATGTGACGGCGTACTGTACGAGGTGTGCTGGCTGTGGGAACTTCTACAG acatggagagaagtTTGCACATTTCACAGAGGAAGGCAGAGCGACTGTCAAAGGCTCCGCACCAACAGTTTTCCACGttccccagaaaaaaaagaggaaggacaTCAACTCT ATTCCAGGAGAAGACCACATCTACACCAAGGTGTGGAAAGGATACTCTGAACCCAATGACCCCTAG
- the tmbim4 gene encoding protein lifeguard 4, protein MSSEKYPRSSIEDDFNYGTNVATASVQIRMDFLRKVYTILSLQIIITTAVSALFMFCGSIKDFVHASPSVVLLSAIGSLGLLFALAIYRHQHPVNLYLLLGFTLLEAISVATAVTFYEYSMVLQAFILTSAVFLGLTAYTFQSKRDFSKLGAGLFTCLWILIIGSFMRLFFYNDTLELVFAGAGALLFCGFIIYDTHILMHKLSPEEHVLASINLYLDIINLFLHILRILDSLKKN, encoded by the exons ATGAGTTCAGAAAAATACCCTCGGTCTTCGATTGAGGATGACTTTAACTATGGCACCAATGTGGCAACGGCAAGCGTTCAGATCCGGATGG ACTTTCTGCGCAAAGTGTACACAATTCTCTCGCTGCAGATAATCATCACAACAGCTGTATCTGCGCTCTTCATGTTTTGTGGCTCCATCAAAGACTTTGTTCATGCAAG TCCTTCTGTGGTACTGCTATCAGCAATTGGCTCTCTTGGCCTTCTCTTTGCCTTGGCTATTTACCGACACCAACACCCTGTCAACTTGTACCTGCTTCTTGGATTc ACTCTGTTGGAGGCCATATCTGTAGCTACAGCAG tgacattttatgAGTACTCCATGGTCCTTCAGGCTTTTATACTGACCTCTGCAGTGTTTCTGGGGCTAACTGCATACACCTTCCAGTCCAAAAGGGACTTCAGTAAACTTGGAGCTGG ACTGTTCACGTGTCTGTGGATTCTTATCATTGGCAGTTTTATGAGG CTCTTCTTCTACAATGACACTCTGGAGCTGGTCTTTGCTGGGGCAGGCGCTCTGCTCTTTTGTGGCTTCATCATCTATGACACCCATATCCTGATGCACAAGCTGTCACCAGAGGAGCATGTGCTGGCCTCCATCAACCTTTACCTGGACATCATCAACCTTTTCCTGCATATCCTGCGTATACTGGACTCCTTAAAGAAGAACTAA
- the irak3 gene encoding interleukin-1 receptor-associated kinase 3 → MDPAMFLYDVPPSLMDTFCKIMDTGHDTLGWRSLASRILPSWLDVRCTERVAASGKSPTHEIMWTWAQQNKTVGDLIQVLEDMGHLRAIRLFKRQESVDTAQSPLQHSESYSEESSESHPGFHLDGLKEVKKTGVLITYSEIIEGTRNFHQDLKIGGSSFSDVYRGTKGNETFVVKVFKQVNKASWKVMWDKFKTEIEVLHLYQHPNILQLWGCFSEGNRFCLVYPYLRHGSLFHRLHDQDVERHLSRQERLDIIKGTAKAVHYLHTTQPCTVICGNITSSNILLDERLQPKLSDFGMAHLRPHSVNQSCTITMDTGSCGHLGYLPDEYIRHGKLSVKVDVYSFGMIVLETCTGQKVIQNSPKHTLLRDVLNKEVEDRGSVDACLHFLDPKAGPWPSAEALCLLRLGLECTAGKAKGRPDMKTVLQILSQLLPLPFPPDDQPHTLDDNVYHHFVCNGEQGPSMPTEDDEMYSSLEKPHPVRATVGAEGSPCECSQSEVTFLGIKEQRRQASSQSPLDNFIENAVVQPSQPAFNQDVDLYGSWPVECSCAADGCDEGCEDCCANGFTQSPLFLSREDVGQSSQSVTENPAKERIRNKIQLYNRGLMNTEELLSISLE, encoded by the exons ATGGACCCAGCGATGTTTCTGTATGATGTTCCACCATCACTAATGGACACATTCTGTAAAATTATGGACACTGGCCATGACACACTCGGATGGAGAAGTTTAG CTTCACGCATTTTACCTAGCTGGCTAGATGTCCGATGTACGGAGAGAGTCGCAGCTTCTGGCAAAAGCCCCACACACGAAATCATGTGGACGTGGGCGCAGCAGAACAAAACAGTCGGGGACCTTATTCAGGTGTTGGAGGATATGGGGCACTTAAGGGCGATAAGACTGTTTAAACGTCAAG AGTCTGTTGATACTGCCCAGTCTCCCTTGCAGCACTCTGAG TCATACAGTGAAGAATCCAGTGAATCTCATCCAGGTTTCCATTTGGATGGCCTTAAAGAAG TTAAAAAAACAGGGGTCTTGATCACTTACTCAGAAATTATAGAAGGAACTAGGAATTTTCATCAAGACCTGAAAATTGGAGGGAGCTCCTTTTCAGATGTATACCGTGGGACTAAGGGAAATGAAACCTTTGTCGTAAAGGTCTTTAAGCAG GTAAATAAAGCTTCCTGGAAGGTGATGTGGGACAAGTTCAAGACTGAAATTGAAGTTCTTCATCT TTACCAGCATCCTAACATCCTCCAGTTGTGGGGCTGCTTCTCAGAGGGGAATCGTTTCTGTTTGGTTTACCCTTATCTACGCCATGGATCGCTCTTCCATAGGTTGCATGATCAG GATGTTGAAAGGCATCTGTCACGGCAGGAGCGTCTGGACATCATTAAAGGGACTGCAAAGGCTGTGCACTACctgcacacaacacagccctGCACTGTAATATGTGGCAACATCACAAG TTCAAACATACTTTTGGATGAGCGCTTACAGCCGAAACTCTCAGACTTTGGAATGGCTCACCTCAGACCCCATTCTGTTAACCAGAGCTGCACTATAACAATGGATACAGGCTCTTGTGGGCACCTGGGTTACCTGCCAGATGAGTATATCCGTCATGGCAAGCTATCTGTCAAGGTGGATGTCTACAGCTTTGGAATG ATTGTCTTGGAGACATGCACAGGTCAAAAGGTGATACAAAATTCTCCCAAGCACACATTATTG AGGGATGTTTTGAATAAAGAAGTGgaggacagaggcagtgtggatGCCTGTCTGCATTTCCTGGACCCCAAAGCAGGCCCTTGGCCCAGTGCTGAAGCCCTCTGTCTGTTACGACTGGGACTGGAGTGCACAGCTGGTAAAGCTAAGGGTAGACCTGACATGAAGACA GTGCTGCAGATTTTAAGTCAGCTTCTACCCTTACCGTTCCCTCCCGACGACCAGCCACACACTTTGGACGACAATGTATATCACCATTTCGTATGCAATGGGGAGCAAGGCCCCAGCATGCCCACAGAAGATGATGAGATGTACAGTTCCCTAGAGAAACCCCACCCAGTGAGAGCCACAGTAGGAGCAGAGGGAAGCCCTTGCGAATGCAGCCAGTCTGAGGTCACTTTTTTAGGCATTAAAGAGCAAAGGAGGCAGGCTTCCAGCCAGTCTCCTCTGGACAACTTTATTGAGAATGCTGTTGTCCAACCGTCACAACCAGCCTTCAACCAGGATGTGGACCTTTATGGAAGTTGGCCTGTTGAATGCAGCTGTGCAGCTGACGGGTGTGATGAAGGGTGTGAGGATTGCTGTGCTAATGGATTCACACAGTCACCATTGTTTCTTTCTAGAG AGGACGTTGGTCAGTCCTCTCAAAGTGTCACAGAGAACCCTGCCAAAGAGAGGATCAGGAACAAGATTCAGCTCTACAACAGAGGCCTGATGAATACAGAGGAACTTCTCTCAATATCATTGGAGTGA